In Schistocerca serialis cubense isolate TAMUIC-IGC-003099 chromosome 3, iqSchSeri2.2, whole genome shotgun sequence, the following proteins share a genomic window:
- the LOC126470594 gene encoding uncharacterized protein LOC126470594 isoform X2, whose amino-acid sequence MKEKQLLCKMYLLWRASTEKGRRRRYQIQSPAQFPRHEAMRGIMLTSREGTCPMTASSIKMKPTSKRSTEYMTKLKRGELMQ is encoded by the exons ATGAAAGAAAAGCAGCTGCTGTGCAAGATGTACCTGCTGTGGAGGGCCAGTACAGAAAAGGGACGACGAAGGAGGTATCAGATACAGTCTCCAGCGCA GTTTCCACGACATGAAGCAATGCGAGGAATTATGTTGACCAGCAGAGAAGGAACCTGCCCCATGACTGCATCCAGCATCAAAATGAAACCAACTAGCAAGCGTTCAACTGAATACATGACAAAACTAAAGCGAGGAGA